In a single window of the Acidiferrobacteraceae bacterium genome:
- a CDS encoding oxidative damage protection protein, whose protein sequence is MSRMVHCVKLGKEAEGLDFPPYPGELGKRIFENVSKEGWQLWLNHQTMLINEYRLNPLDPKARKMIEEQMEQFFFGEGAEVPPDYQPPAAK, encoded by the coding sequence ATGAGTCGTATGGTGCATTGTGTGAAGCTGGGCAAAGAAGCCGAGGGCCTGGATTTCCCGCCCTATCCCGGGGAGCTGGGCAAGCGCATATTCGAGAACGTATCCAAGGAAGGCTGGCAGCTCTGGCTTAACCACCAGACCATGCTCATCAACGAATACCGCCTGAATCCCCTGGACCCCAAGGCGCGGAAGATGATCGAGGAGCAGATGGAACAGTTCTTTTTCGGCGAGGGTGCCGAGGTCCCGCCGGACTACCAGCCTCCGGCCGCCAAGTAG
- the trmB gene encoding tRNA (guanosine(46)-N7)-methyltransferase TrmB, with amino-acid sequence MTAAQERALQELWPRYGIELENNSIDPRSLFGREAPLMLEIGFGNGDALIQMAAAHPENDYIGMEVHRPGVGSLMLRLEQDGIENVRVIATDASEALPCFPDGSLDAAYLFFPDPWPKKRHHKRRLVQPRFVEVLTRKLKPGAVFHLATDWHDYAEQMLAVLEQQAQLENLAGRGCYAPRLVERPRTRFERRGLRLGHGVWDLAFRRRAV; translated from the coding sequence ATGACCGCGGCCCAGGAGCGCGCGCTGCAGGAGCTGTGGCCGCGCTATGGAATTGAGCTGGAAAACAACAGCATCGATCCCCGGTCTCTGTTTGGCCGGGAAGCGCCGCTGATGCTGGAAATCGGATTCGGCAACGGCGACGCGCTCATCCAGATGGCCGCCGCGCACCCGGAGAACGACTATATCGGTATGGAAGTGCATCGCCCCGGTGTCGGCAGCCTGATGCTGCGCCTGGAGCAGGACGGAATTGAAAACGTCCGCGTGATCGCCACCGATGCGAGTGAGGCCTTGCCATGTTTTCCGGACGGCTCTCTCGATGCCGCCTATCTTTTCTTTCCCGATCCGTGGCCGAAGAAGCGACATCACAAGCGCCGTCTGGTACAGCCACGTTTTGTGGAAGTGCTGACGCGCAAGCTCAAGCCCGGTGCGGTGTTCCATCTGGCCACGGACTGGCACGACTATGCGGAACAGATGCTCGCGGTCCTGGAGCAACAGGCGCAGCTCGAGAACCTTGCCGGCCGTGGGTGCTATGCGCCACGTCTGGTGGAACGGCCCCGGACCCGATTCGAGCGCCGCGGCCTGCGCCTGGGTCACGGTGTCTGGGACCTGGCATTTCGTCGACGCGCCGTATGA
- the fabA gene encoding 3-hydroxyacyl-[acyl-carrier-protein] dehydratase FabA: MSLERKHSYTREELLACGHSQLFGDKNPETPLPPLPLPPMLMFDRITKMTEEGGARGKGEIIAELDINPDLWFFACHFEGDPVMPGCLGLDAMWQLLGFYLGWMGGIGRGRALGSGEVKFFGQVTPENKLVTYRLDLKRIIMRKLIMGIADGSLSVDGKEIYSAKDLRVGLFTSTENF, translated from the coding sequence ATGAGTTTGGAACGCAAGCACAGTTACACGCGCGAGGAGCTACTCGCCTGCGGCCATAGCCAGCTGTTCGGAGACAAGAATCCCGAGACCCCGCTGCCGCCGCTACCCCTTCCGCCGATGTTGATGTTCGATCGCATCACGAAGATGACCGAGGAGGGCGGGGCCCGGGGCAAGGGCGAGATCATCGCCGAACTGGACATCAACCCGGACCTCTGGTTTTTCGCCTGCCATTTTGAGGGGGACCCGGTGATGCCCGGCTGCCTTGGGCTCGATGCCATGTGGCAGTTGCTGGGCTTCTACCTCGGCTGGATGGGAGGCATCGGCCGCGGTCGCGCCCTGGGATCCGGGGAAGTAAAATTTTTTGGCCAGGTGACGCCAGAGAACAAGCTCGTTACCTATCGCCTGGATCTCAAACGCATCATCATGCGCAAGCTGATCATGGGCATTGCCGACGGGTCCCTGTCAGTGGACGGCAAGGAGATCTACAGCGCAAAGGATCTGCGTGTTGGTCTGTTCACCTCAACTGAAAACTTCTGA
- a CDS encoding ferritin-like domain-containing protein yields the protein MVPQDRQQGIPLFDLFGRANWCLAKTDAGAKQQETHAAAAAWRAGELVLDRTAAAKVPDEAGRPPRPLLVPPGKLASRGPGSPEGRAALVHALAHIEFNAINLAWDAVARFRDMPREFYGDWIRVADEEARHFGLLRARLVELGHDYGDFDAHNGLWEMARKTSADVLVRMALVPRVLEARGLDVAPDMISRLRRAGDEDTAAILEIILREEVGHVEIGSRWFGHVCRQRGLDPVQTCEDLWREYAGGALKVPLNLEARRRAGFSDEELDLVTRLADRSPR from the coding sequence ATGGTACCCCAGGATAGACAGCAAGGTATCCCGCTGTTCGATCTCTTCGGTCGCGCGAACTGGTGTCTGGCGAAGACCGACGCGGGAGCGAAGCAGCAGGAGACCCATGCAGCGGCCGCGGCCTGGCGTGCCGGAGAGTTGGTGCTGGACCGTACAGCTGCGGCCAAGGTACCCGACGAGGCCGGTCGCCCGCCGCGGCCCCTGCTCGTGCCACCGGGCAAGCTTGCGTCCCGGGGGCCCGGCAGCCCCGAGGGCCGCGCTGCCCTGGTCCACGCCCTGGCCCATATCGAATTCAACGCGATCAATCTTGCCTGGGACGCGGTCGCCCGTTTCCGCGACATGCCGCGAGAGTTCTACGGCGACTGGATCCGGGTGGCGGACGAGGAGGCGCGGCACTTTGGTCTCTTGCGCGCGCGCCTGGTGGAGCTTGGCCACGACTACGGAGATTTTGACGCCCACAACGGCCTGTGGGAAATGGCCCGAAAGACTTCGGCCGACGTGCTTGTGCGTATGGCCCTGGTGCCCCGGGTGCTGGAGGCGCGCGGCCTGGATGTGGCACCAGACATGATCTCGCGCCTGCGACGGGCGGGTGACGAAGATACGGCGGCGATCCTGGAAATCATCCTGCGCGAGGAAGTGGGTCACGTGGAGATCGGCTCGCGCTGGTTCGGGCATGTGTGCCGGCAACGGGGCCTCGATCCGGTCCAGACCTGCGAAGATCTGTGGCGGGAATACGCCGGCGGCGCCCTCAAGGTGCCGCTGAACCTGGAGGCGCGCCGGCGCGCCGGATTCAGTGACGAGGAGCTGGACCTGGTCACGCGCCTCGCGGACCGTTCACCACGATAG
- the mutY gene encoding A/G-specific adenine glycosylase — protein sequence MIEPTEFRRRLLKWFDRHGRTSLPWQSHRTPYRVWVSEIMLQQTRVSTTIPFYRRFIRRFPSIRSLAEASMDDVLHHWTGLGYYARARNLQKAAQQVMSKHGGRFPRTLEQASALPGIGRSTAGAILSLSRGQRHPILDGNVKRVLARVHAVNGPANSSATMKTLWGLAEQYTPRTRVADYTQAIMDLGATVCTPRNPLCGDCPVSRGCLARQNGEPERYPGKAAKKSLPERSTTMLMVRDRDRTAVLMEKRPPSGIWGGLWSFPEHRTSDPDDLRRWFRREYGFAIELDGDAPPIRHTFSHFHLTITPVTAHAVGTSGGVMEKGDTLWYNLDRTEKRGLAAPVKRLLDQLRTDS from the coding sequence ATGATAGAGCCGACCGAGTTCCGGCGCCGTCTTCTGAAGTGGTTCGACCGCCACGGCCGCACATCCCTGCCCTGGCAAAGCCACCGTACCCCGTATCGCGTTTGGGTTTCGGAGATCATGCTGCAGCAGACCCGCGTATCTACGACAATCCCCTTCTACCGCCGCTTCATACGTCGCTTCCCCTCGATCAGATCCCTGGCGGAGGCGTCCATGGACGATGTCTTGCACCATTGGACGGGCCTGGGCTACTACGCCCGCGCACGCAATCTGCAGAAAGCTGCCCAACAGGTCATGAGCAAACACGGCGGTCGTTTTCCGCGCACCCTGGAACAGGCGTCGGCCCTGCCGGGCATTGGCCGCTCCACCGCCGGCGCCATCCTGTCCCTGTCCCGCGGGCAGCGCCATCCCATCCTCGACGGAAACGTGAAACGGGTACTTGCCCGCGTGCACGCTGTGAATGGTCCTGCAAACAGCAGCGCCACAATGAAAACGCTGTGGGGCCTGGCAGAACAATATACTCCGCGTACCCGGGTGGCCGACTACACCCAGGCGATCATGGATCTCGGGGCAACGGTGTGCACGCCGCGCAATCCGCTATGCGGCGACTGTCCGGTTTCACGGGGATGTCTTGCGCGGCAGAACGGCGAGCCGGAACGTTATCCCGGAAAGGCGGCGAAGAAGTCATTGCCCGAGCGCAGCACAACCATGTTGATGGTGCGCGACCGTGACCGCACCGCGGTGCTGATGGAGAAGCGTCCCCCTTCGGGCATCTGGGGCGGACTGTGGAGCTTCCCCGAACACCGCACGAGCGACCCTGATGACCTGCGCCGTTGGTTCAGGCGTGAGTACGGTTTCGCGATCGAGCTTGACGGGGACGCTCCCCCTATCCGGCACACCTTTAGCCACTTCCACCTGACCATCACTCCGGTAACCGCGCATGCCGTGGGGACAAGCGGGGGAGTCATGGAGAAGGGGGATACACTCTGGTATAACCTCGACCGGACCGAAAAACGCGGGCTTGCCGCACCGGTGAAACGCCTGCTCGATCAACTGAGGACCGATTCATGA
- a CDS encoding M4 family metallopeptidase, whose protein sequence is MNHGRIRRLFLVATAALLVFSGDLGAAPAKSAKGTGEQTLIQGLTSQGARVSRSPRSGHVVFIGTDHGKGLALPGMAQGLAPGNNAMAALDKYASLFGVKDPATELTTMKELDTPDGRSMVRYQQVYQGLPVIGGELIVNMDAEGRMSSMNGEAKANISLDPTPTLTATEAEQRAVDAVAAFYKVGTSQLAASTPVLSIYAPELIGPAGPGPLLVWRMDVTSGPQAMIDEFVLIDARKGGIALHFTQVEHAKSRKTYDATSVTSTSQLPGTLLCSESTADNCTASDTDANTASLYAGDTYDFYKNHFGRDSIDDKGMTIVSSVHFDFAYAGGLCPNAAWVDSLKQMVYCNGMPEGDDVDAHELTHGVTSRTSDLFYWYQSGAINESMSDVFGEFVDLTNGRGASDVPVSLPPSGTRWELGEGSVIGVIRSMWTPNDHGQPNRMSDTTYYAIGSGDNGGVHTNSGIGNHAAALMVDGGTFDPGSGPVTVTGIGIDKAAQIYYEVQTHLLTSGSDYFDLSNALYQGCLNLVGTHGITNADCTDSVQAATTAVEMATPAPTGATAPDASYCPSVGDVPSNLFSDGFEGNLSKWAKGGSNASSVWQIGDPYGLGVYATEGTHSLYVDDVPLSND, encoded by the coding sequence ATGAACCACGGACGTATTCGTCGGCTATTCCTTGTTGCTACAGCGGCGCTGCTTGTATTTTCCGGCGATCTCGGTGCCGCGCCTGCGAAGTCGGCCAAGGGAACGGGCGAACAGACCCTGATCCAGGGGCTTACCTCGCAGGGCGCAAGGGTCAGCCGCAGCCCACGCAGTGGCCACGTAGTCTTCATCGGCACCGACCATGGCAAGGGACTCGCCCTCCCCGGCATGGCCCAGGGCCTGGCCCCCGGCAACAATGCGATGGCGGCCCTGGACAAGTATGCATCCCTTTTCGGAGTCAAGGATCCAGCGACCGAGCTGACGACCATGAAAGAGCTCGATACCCCCGACGGGCGTTCCATGGTGCGCTACCAGCAGGTCTACCAGGGATTGCCAGTGATTGGCGGCGAACTCATCGTCAACATGGATGCCGAGGGTCGCATGTCATCCATGAACGGCGAAGCCAAGGCCAACATTTCCCTGGACCCCACGCCGACCCTGACAGCCACCGAAGCTGAGCAACGGGCTGTAGACGCGGTGGCCGCATTCTACAAGGTCGGCACCTCGCAACTGGCAGCTTCCACGCCGGTACTGTCTATTTATGCGCCGGAACTGATTGGGCCCGCCGGACCCGGCCCGCTGCTGGTCTGGCGCATGGATGTCACATCAGGCCCACAGGCCATGATCGATGAATTTGTACTGATCGACGCAAGAAAGGGCGGCATCGCCCTGCACTTCACCCAGGTGGAACACGCCAAGAGCCGCAAGACCTACGACGCCACTTCGGTAACCTCGACGAGCCAGCTTCCCGGGACTTTGTTGTGCAGTGAGAGCACGGCCGACAACTGTACGGCCTCCGACACTGATGCCAACACCGCGAGCCTGTACGCGGGCGACACCTACGATTTCTACAAGAACCATTTCGGGCGGGACAGCATCGACGACAAGGGTATGACCATTGTCTCCAGTGTGCATTTTGATTTCGCCTATGCCGGCGGCTTATGCCCGAACGCGGCCTGGGTCGACAGCCTCAAGCAGATGGTCTACTGCAATGGCATGCCCGAGGGTGACGACGTTGACGCCCACGAACTCACCCATGGCGTTACCAGCCGTACCTCGGATCTGTTCTATTGGTACCAGTCGGGCGCCATAAACGAGTCCATGTCCGATGTCTTCGGCGAGTTCGTGGATCTCACCAATGGCCGCGGTGCCAGCGACGTCCCCGTCTCACTCCCGCCTTCCGGGACGCGTTGGGAACTGGGCGAAGGTTCGGTGATCGGCGTCATACGCAGCATGTGGACTCCCAACGACCATGGCCAACCGAACAGGATGTCCGATACCACGTACTATGCCATTGGTTCCGGCGACAATGGCGGCGTCCATACCAACAGCGGCATCGGCAATCACGCCGCGGCGTTAATGGTGGACGGTGGGACGTTCGACCCAGGCTCAGGCCCAGTTACGGTTACCGGCATCGGCATCGACAAGGCAGCGCAAATCTACTACGAGGTTCAAACCCACCTGCTGACCTCGGGCTCGGACTACTTCGACCTGTCCAACGCCCTGTACCAGGGCTGCCTCAATCTCGTCGGCACCCACGGCATCACCAATGCCGACTGCACCGATAGCGTACAGGCGGCGACTACTGCCGTGGAAATGGCCACGCCGGCGCCCACGGGGGCGACAGCTCCCGATGCCAGTTACTGTCCAAGTGTAGGCGACGTACCCAGCAATCTGTTCTCCGATGGATTC
- a CDS encoding AsmA family protein, whose amino-acid sequence MKKLLKITAITLGAIIALLIVAVIALPLLIDANQFKPQIAEAVKKQTGRELTMEGEIGLSVFPSIALDLGKTRLSNAPGFGKLPFAQIDSVAVSVRLWPLLHKQIVIDKVKLDGLQLNLARDRHGRNNWDDMIEASQRAKGAKAQVPAGGTSPAAAAGAIGSFRIDDGIDIRNCTFRWDDAKAGAPLVIDRLALRTGAIAPAQPVNVNLGFDLRSGKPVLRTRVDLKGQVTVDPEKQTLRAREVELRLGPLTVRAKVDAAHLLTTPSVSGEVSVADFNLAELLKTLGVHYATADAKALTHASASATVDGTPSHIYLRKLKLKLDDTTVTGSASARFASLPAIDFDLAADGVDLDRYLSPAKAKAGTKAKTAPAAGIPIALLKKLDARGHAQIGKLTAFGIRSTNISIRMTAKNGLARLGPNSAQLYGGRYAGNTTIDVRQGAPRFNLDEKLSGVEVGGLLKDTGIFDRFSGTGNVQAKLTARGIDTDDFLRSLNGTASGSLRNGSLRGVDVYDTVIKSCEAGRYIKTKAPEDSVTPFASLGASATIRTGVVDNRDLKLSGKLFEATGAGTVAQGRGTINYLAEVRLLEKTKCPLSIFHIPLKGKLAGMNGQKIIGDAVAYELQEQAKRAVQKKIDKEKKKIQRDLQEELRKRLGLPPK is encoded by the coding sequence GTGAAGAAACTGCTGAAAATCACTGCCATTACCCTGGGCGCGATCATCGCCCTTCTCATCGTCGCGGTGATCGCACTCCCGCTTCTGATCGACGCCAATCAGTTCAAGCCCCAAATCGCAGAGGCGGTGAAGAAACAGACTGGCCGCGAACTGACCATGGAGGGCGAGATCGGCCTGTCGGTGTTTCCGTCCATCGCCCTGGATCTGGGCAAGACGCGCCTGAGCAACGCCCCGGGTTTCGGCAAGCTGCCCTTTGCGCAAATCGATTCGGTCGCTGTAAGCGTTCGCCTGTGGCCGCTGCTGCACAAGCAGATCGTGATCGACAAGGTAAAACTGGACGGCCTGCAACTGAACCTGGCGCGCGACCGTCATGGGCGCAACAACTGGGACGACATGATCGAGGCCTCGCAGCGGGCAAAAGGGGCGAAGGCCCAGGTGCCCGCGGGCGGCACCAGCCCGGCGGCGGCAGCCGGTGCGATTGGCAGCTTCCGCATCGACGACGGGATCGATATCCGAAACTGTACCTTCCGCTGGGACGATGCCAAGGCGGGGGCGCCATTGGTTATCGACAGGCTTGCACTGCGCACCGGCGCCATTGCTCCGGCACAGCCGGTGAACGTGAATCTTGGTTTCGACCTTCGCAGCGGAAAACCGGTGCTGCGCACCCGTGTCGACCTCAAGGGTCAGGTAACGGTCGATCCGGAGAAGCAGACCCTGCGTGCCCGCGAGGTCGAGCTGAGGCTCGGCCCGCTGACGGTTCGGGCGAAGGTCGACGCAGCGCATTTGCTGACAACACCCTCTGTCAGCGGCGAGGTCTCGGTCGCCGATTTCAATCTTGCGGAACTGTTGAAGACGCTGGGCGTGCACTATGCCACTGCAGACGCGAAGGCCCTGACCCACGCCAGTGCCAGCGCGACTGTGGACGGGACGCCGTCCCACATCTATCTGCGCAAGCTGAAACTCAAGCTGGACGACACCACGGTCACGGGCTCCGCCTCGGCCCGATTCGCCTCACTGCCGGCGATCGACTTCGATCTCGCGGCCGATGGCGTGGATCTGGATCGGTACCTGAGCCCTGCCAAGGCCAAGGCCGGAACGAAGGCCAAGACTGCACCTGCGGCAGGGATCCCGATTGCGCTTCTGAAAAAACTCGATGCCCGGGGCCACGCTCAAATCGGCAAACTGACCGCCTTCGGCATCCGTTCCACAAACATCTCCATTCGCATGACTGCAAAGAACGGTCTGGCCAGGCTGGGGCCCAACAGCGCACAGCTGTATGGCGGACGCTACGCCGGCAACACCACGATCGATGTCCGTCAGGGTGCCCCCCGGTTCAACCTGGACGAAAAACTCAGCGGTGTCGAGGTCGGTGGGCTGCTTAAGGATACGGGTATCTTCGACCGCTTCTCCGGCACCGGGAACGTACAAGCGAAGCTGACCGCCCGCGGAATCGATACCGACGATTTCCTGCGCAGTCTCAACGGCACGGCGTCGGGCTCGCTGCGGAACGGCAGCCTGCGGGGAGTGGACGTATACGACACCGTCATCAAGAGCTGTGAGGCCGGTCGCTACATCAAGACCAAGGCGCCGGAGGATTCCGTCACCCCGTTCGCCAGTCTCGGCGCCTCGGCGACCATACGCACTGGCGTGGTCGACAACCGGGATCTGAAACTTTCCGGCAAGCTGTTCGAGGCCACCGGGGCCGGCACGGTCGCCCAGGGCCGCGGCACCATCAACTACCTGGCCGAGGTACGGCTGCTGGAAAAGACCAAGTGCCCCCTGTCCATTTTCCACATTCCCCTGAAAGGCAAACTTGCCGGCATGAACGGGCAGAAGATCATTGGCGATGCGGTCGCCTACGAGCTGCAGGAGCAGGCAAAGCGGGCGGTACAGAAAAAGATCGACAAGGAGAAAAAGAAGATTCAACGCGATCTGCAAGAGGAACTGCGCAAGCGCCTGGGACTGCCTCCGAAATAG
- a CDS encoding GIY-YIG nuclease family protein has translation MTGPVRTYQLHIELSRRAHIEIGRLGRHTLAAGRYVYTGSARRGMEARIRRHLSRDKKPHWHIDYLLLHPAARVIEVRRFRAGECEVNRRGTGMVPVPGFGASDCRAGCGSHLRFLGGL, from the coding sequence ATGACCGGGCCGGTACGAACCTACCAGCTCCATATCGAGCTCAGCCGCCGGGCACACATAGAAATTGGACGCCTGGGTCGCCATACCCTGGCCGCCGGGCGCTATGTGTACACCGGCAGCGCGCGTCGGGGAATGGAGGCGCGGATTCGCCGCCACCTTTCCCGCGACAAGAAGCCCCACTGGCATATCGACTATCTGCTGCTGCACCCGGCGGCGCGTGTGATCGAGGTGCGCCGTTTCCGCGCAGGCGAGTGCGAGGTCAACCGCCGCGGAACCGGAATGGTTCCGGTTCCGGGATTCGGCGCCAGCGATTGCCGTGCCGGCTGCGGAAGCCATTTGCGCTTCCTGGGCGGCCTGTAA
- a CDS encoding thiazole synthase, whose amino-acid sequence MSTPVSRIESPASGAGVEDRPLVIAGREYRSRLLTGSGKYTDLDETRLATEASGAEIVTVAVRRSNIGQNADEPNLLDAIPPDRYTILPNTAGCYNATDAVRTCRLARELLDGHDLVKLEVLGDEKTLFPDVVETLAAAETLVADGFKVMVYTNDDPIMAKRLEEIGCVAVMPLAAPIGSGLGIRNPYNIITILEQASVPVIVDAGVGTASDAAIAMELGCDGVLMNTAIAAARDPVLMASAMKKGIEAGREAYLAGRIPRRRFASASSPIDGTFF is encoded by the coding sequence ATGAGTACCCCCGTATCCCGAATCGAGTCCCCCGCGTCCGGCGCCGGGGTGGAAGACCGGCCGCTGGTGATCGCCGGTCGCGAATATCGCTCGCGGCTGCTGACGGGCAGCGGCAAATACACGGATCTGGACGAAACCCGCTTGGCAACCGAGGCCAGTGGCGCCGAGATCGTCACCGTCGCTGTGCGCCGGTCCAATATCGGCCAGAATGCGGATGAGCCCAACCTGCTGGATGCGATTCCGCCAGATCGCTACACCATCCTCCCGAACACCGCCGGTTGCTATAACGCCACCGACGCCGTGCGTACCTGCCGCCTGGCGCGGGAACTGCTGGACGGTCACGACCTGGTGAAACTGGAAGTACTGGGTGACGAAAAGACCCTGTTTCCGGATGTGGTGGAGACCCTGGCTGCGGCCGAGACCCTGGTGGCCGACGGCTTCAAGGTCATGGTCTACACCAATGATGATCCCATCATGGCCAAACGTCTCGAGGAAATCGGTTGTGTCGCGGTCATGCCCCTGGCGGCACCCATCGGTTCCGGGTTGGGGATACGCAATCCGTACAACATCATCACGATCCTTGAGCAGGCATCGGTGCCCGTGATCGTCGACGCCGGCGTGGGGACGGCTTCGGACGCCGCCATCGCCATGGAACTGGGCTGCGACGGTGTGCTCATGAATACGGCCATTGCCGCCGCACGCGATCCCGTGTTGATGGCCTCGGCCATGAAGAAGGGAATCGAGGCCGGTCGAGAGGCCTATCTCGCCGGACGCATACCCCGTCGCCGCTTTGCCTCGGCCTCCTCGCCGATTGACGGCACCTTCTTCTGA
- the thiS gene encoding sulfur carrier protein ThiS produces the protein MKIVLNGEERELAAPTTVAQLLRQIGLAEKRVAVEVNLEIVPRSEHSRHALSDRDRVEIVQAIGGG, from the coding sequence ATGAAGATTGTGCTGAACGGCGAAGAACGCGAACTGGCCGCGCCAACCACGGTGGCGCAACTGCTGCGCCAGATCGGCCTGGCCGAAAAACGGGTCGCGGTCGAGGTGAACCTGGAAATCGTCCCCCGGAGCGAGCATTCGCGTCACGCGCTCAGTGATCGTGACCGGGTCGAAATCGTACAAGCCATAGGTGGTGGATAA
- the fabB gene encoding beta-ketoacyl-ACP synthase I: MRRVVVTGMGVVSSIGNNKQEVLDSLREGRSGIEFAQEYADHGFRSQIHGAVHVDTEALIDRKLRRFMGDAAAFNYIAMREALEDAGLGEDEISDPRYGIIVGSGGASHANIVLTADILREKGVRKVGPYMVTRTMGSTVSANLATAFKIKGVNYSISSACSTSAHCIGNAMELIQWGKQDMVFAGGGEELGWASSAMFDAMGALSTKYNDRPAEASRAFDVARDGFVISGGGGLLVLEELEHAKARGAKIYAEVVGYGATSDGYDMVAPSGEGAVRCMQQALSTVDGPVGYINAHGTSTPAGDIPELNAVREVFGDKCPPVSSTKSLTGHALGAAGVNEAVYSLLMMEAGFLCASANINELDPAAEGMPILRERVDNVDVTAVMSNSFGFGGTNASLVFRRLRD, from the coding sequence GTGAGACGGGTCGTAGTCACGGGAATGGGGGTTGTATCCAGCATCGGAAACAACAAGCAGGAGGTGCTGGATTCGCTGCGTGAGGGCCGTTCCGGAATCGAGTTTGCCCAGGAATATGCCGACCACGGGTTCCGCAGCCAGATCCATGGCGCCGTCCATGTCGATACCGAGGCCCTGATCGATCGCAAGCTGCGGCGCTTCATGGGCGATGCCGCGGCGTTCAACTACATCGCCATGCGCGAGGCCCTGGAAGACGCGGGCCTGGGCGAGGATGAAATCTCCGATCCACGCTACGGAATCATCGTCGGCTCGGGTGGCGCCTCCCACGCCAATATCGTGCTCACTGCCGACATCCTGCGTGAAAAGGGCGTCCGCAAGGTGGGTCCGTACATGGTGACGCGGACCATGGGCAGTACGGTTTCGGCCAACCTCGCCACCGCGTTCAAGATCAAGGGCGTCAACTACTCCATCAGTTCCGCCTGTTCCACCTCGGCCCACTGCATTGGCAATGCCATGGAGCTCATCCAGTGGGGCAAGCAGGACATGGTCTTCGCCGGCGGCGGCGAGGAACTGGGCTGGGCCTCCTCGGCCATGTTCGATGCCATGGGCGCCCTGTCGACCAAATACAATGATCGGCCCGCGGAGGCGTCGCGCGCGTTCGATGTCGCTCGCGATGGCTTTGTCATTTCCGGTGGCGGTGGCCTGCTGGTGCTGGAAGAACTGGAGCACGCGAAGGCCCGCGGCGCGAAAATCTACGCCGAGGTGGTCGGTTACGGTGCGACCTCGGACGGCTACGACATGGTCGCGCCCTCGGGCGAGGGTGCGGTGCGCTGCATGCAGCAGGCCCTGTCGACCGTGGATGGGCCGGTGGGTTACATCAACGCCCACGGCACCAGCACCCCGGCCGGCGATATTCCCGAACTGAACGCGGTGCGTGAGGTGTTCGGCGACAAGTGCCCACCCGTCAGTTCCACGAAATCCCTGACCGGCCACGCCCTGGGCGCCGCCGGCGTGAACGAGGCCGTCTACAGCCTGCTGATGATGGAAGCCGGGTTTTTGTGTGCGTCGGCGAACATCAACGAGCTGGATCCGGCAGCCGAAGGAATGCCCATTCTGCGCGAGCGCGTGGATAACGTGGATGTCACCGCAGTAATGTCCAACAGCTTTGGCTTCGGCGGTACCAATGCCTCGCTCGTATTCCGGCGTCTGCGCGACTAG